A DNA window from Naumovozyma dairenensis CBS 421 chromosome 8, complete genome contains the following coding sequences:
- the SBP1 gene encoding Sbp1p (similar to Saccharomyces cerevisiae SBP1 (YHL034C) and RNP1 (YLL046C); ancestral locus Anc_4.7), translating into MSETKEQQQPIEETENVDVQPRRVINPATTIFVGNVAHEATVEDLENVFKDEFGSVEIDLPNKEHHNKAGHAPASKHALVIFPQEIDYDAIKAKYDTTVIHEREIHIKRAKTADQLRNFASQRGGYRGNFRGGRAGFRGGLRGGRGGSFRGGRGGFRGGRGGFGIREKDTLDEMERSKDTLYVNNLPYSATAIEIAELFGTKPELIVLPKRRMRDEATGKLFMSDTLNRGIAFVTFEGLTSDIADKRDELQGRTLQDRELVIDVAVVKPKLEEESKGSAEDSEEQKNAEEEKEKVENEEQ; encoded by the coding sequence ATGTCAGAAACtaaagaacaacaacaaccaattgaagaaactgaaaaCGTAGATGTCCAACCAAGACGTGTCATTAATCCAGCAACCACCATATTCGTCGGTAATGTTGCTCATGAAGCTACCGTCGAGGATTTAGAAAATGTCTTCAAAGATGAATTCGGTTCAGTGGAAATTGATTTACCAAACAAAGAACATCATAATAAAGCTGGTCATGCTCCTGCAAGTAAGCATGCTTTAGTTATCTTCCCTCAAGAAATTGATTACGATGCTATTAAGGCTAAATATGATACCACCGTGATTCATGAAAGAGAAATTCATATCAAGAGAGCTAAAACCGCTGACCAATTACGTAATTTTGCTAGCCAAAGGGGTGGTTACAGAGGTAACTTTAGAGGCGGAAGAGCTGGTTTCAGAGGTGGACTTAGAGGCGGTAGAGGAGGAAGTTTCAGAGGTGGTAGAGGTGGTTTCAGAGGTGGAAGAGGTGGATTCGGAATAAGAGAGAAAGATACATTAGATGAAATGGAAAGATCAAAGGATACTTTAtatgttaataatttacctTATTCAGCTACTGCAATTGAAATTGCTGAATTGTTTGGTACTAAACCAGAATTGATTGTCTTACCAAAGAGAAGAATGAGAGATGAAGCTACAGGTAAGCTTTTCATGTCCGATACTTTGAATAGGGGTATTGCCTTTGTCACTTTCGAAGGTTTAACTTCTGATATTGCTGATAAACGTGATGAATTGCAAGGTAGAACTCTACAGGATAGAGAATTAGTCATTGATGTTGCTGTTGTGAAACCAAAGCTTGAAGAAGAGTCTAAGGGATCAGCTGAAGATTctgaagaacaaaaaaatgctgaagaagaaaaggaaaaagttgaaaatgaagaacaataa
- the GUT1 gene encoding glycerol kinase (similar to Saccharomyces cerevisiae GUT1 (YHL032C); ancestral locus Anc_4.9) has product MPFLISSSYPNNTRLTITRLFKTSSKVINSLQRKPVLTYINTFRNNIHSYKQTKLQLQSQLQLQLQSTIKRTLTMPTTSSLSADTTGTTTGTTTGTATATTSNNNIEPQQLRTASNDGSHIPLIASIDVGTTSSRVILFNKIGQEVEKHQIEYSTSASKEKFSVLGKRRFSTEFSIPTPAPSTIGNEEEQANLEPVSKMAKPTPIFTAEGISIEQNKDIEIEDLILLDKETKLKRESTPIHISESSTSTNEPPTKIATHLSSGPTLTYPRPGWIQCNPMTLLINIIQCLGSTIKSISKVNKYRETNNLPLYKVHCIGITNMRETTFVWSKKTGLPIVNYGILWNDTRNLKIIKHLQESTPNVVQKMLAKKTGLPLFSTYFSSSKLKWLLNNEPLVLKAYNEGDLMFGTLDTWIIYNLTPNKTFVTDVTNASRTGFMNIETLQYDNELLSFWGLDPNLINLPKIVSSAEYYGDFKIPRFTKNFIAPDIWNELTNFQAVKIPIQGCIGDQTASLVGQMAFKPGSAKCTYGTGCFLLYNTGKEKLTSENGALTTPAYWFPNLSGEDSKPHFALEGSIAVGGAVVQWLRDNLRLIPKSEHVGPLASRVRDSGGVVFVPAFNGLFAPYWDPDTRATIMGISQSTTASHIARAAIEGVCFQVRAILKAMSGDKIEDGYEKGTVVTLSVDGGMSKSDEVMQIQADILGPCIKLRRSPIVECTALGAAIAANMAYKNVEDRVLWKDLNDAKKWVMYNGYSKDDNIPQLMHPSLKIFRGKLDDEDRRKHWKLWQTAVKRSTGWLKDVDGEHEEVPEVTP; this is encoded by the coding sequence ATGCCTTTTCttatttcatcttcttaTCCAAACAATACAAGACTAACAATAACTCGTCTATTTAAGACTTCTTCCAAAGTAATAAACTCACTCCAAAGGAAACCTGTACTAACATATATAAACACTtttagaaataatattcattcttacaaacaaacaaagttacaattacaatcacaattacaattacaattacaaaGCACCATCAAAAGGACATTGACTATGCCAACTACATCGTCTCTGTCAGCTGATACCACTGGCACTACTACTGGCACTACTACTGGCACTGCCACTGCCACAACTtccaataacaatattGAACCGCAGCAATTAAGAACTGCATCCAATGATGGGTCTCATATTCCCTTAATTGCATCCATCGATGTGGGTACGACTTCTTCAAGAGTCATCTTATTTAACAAAATTGGTCAAGAAGTGGAAAAAcatcaaattgaatattcCACTTCTGCTTCAAAAGAGAAATTTTCAGTCTTAGGTAAGAGAAGATTCTCTACTGAATTCTCCATTCCAACTCCAGCACCTTCCACTATCGgtaatgaagaagaacaagcaAATTTAGAACCTGTTTCCAAAATGGCGAAACCAACACCTATCTTCACAGCGGAAGGTATCTCCATCgaacaaaataaagatatagaaattgaagatttgaTTCTATTAGATAAAGAAACTAAACTGAAAAGAGAATCAACTCCAATTCATATTTCAGAATCATCCACTTCTACAAACGAACCACCAACAAAAATAGCCACTCATCTTTCAAGTGGTCCAACTTTAACTTATCCAAGACCAGGTTGGATTCAATGTAATCCAATGactttattaattaatatcatACAATGTCTTGGTTCCAcaataaaatcaatttccaaagttaataaatatagagaaacaaataatttacCTCTATATAAAGTTCATTGTATAGGAATTACAAACATGAGAGAAACTACCTTCGTTTGGTCTAAAAAAACAGGTTTACCTATCGTAAATTATGGTATCCTATGGAATGATacaagaaatttgaaaattattaaacatTTACAAGAATCAACCCCTAATGTGGTCCAAAAAATGTTAGCTAAAAAGACAGGTTTACCTTTATTCTCAACTTATTTCTCCTCTTCTAAATTGAAGTggttattaaataatgaaccaCTAGTATTAAAAGCTTATAACGAAGGTGATTTGATGTTTGGTACTTTAGATACATGGATCATTTATAATCTGACTCCAAATAAAACATTCGTTACAGACGTTACTAACGCTTCAAGAACAGGGTTCATGAATATTGAAACTTTAcaatatgataatgaattgttATCATTTTGGGGATTAGATCCAAACTTAATTAATTTACCAAAAATAGTTTCATCAGCTGAATATTATGGAGATTTTAAAATACCAAGATTTactaaaaatttcattgcTCCAGATATTTGGAATGAATTAACTAATTTCCAAGCCGTGAAAATCCCAATTCAAGGTTGTATCGGTGATCAAACTGCATCGCTAGTGGGACAAATGGCATTCAAACCAGGTTCCGCTAAATGTACTTACGGAACAGGTTGTTTCCTACTATATAATACtggtaaagaaaaattaaccTCTGAAAATGGTGCATTAACTACTCCAGCTTATTGGTTCCCCAATTTATCCGGTGAAGATTCAAAACCACATTTTGCCCTAGAGGGGTCCATTGCTGTAGGTGGTGCAGTGGTACAATGGTTAAGAGATAACTTACGTTTGATTCCAAAATCTGAACATGTGGGACCTTTGGCATCCCGTGTACGTGATTCTGGCGGTGTTGTGTTCGTCCCTGCATTCAATGGACTATTTGCTCCTTATTGGGACCCTGATACAAGAGCTACTATCATGGGTATCTCACAATCTACTACAGCATCACATATTGCTAGAGCTGCCATTGAAGGCGTTTGTTTCCAAGTTAGAGCCATTTTGAAAGCTATGAGTGGAGATAAGATTGAAGATGGTTATGAAAAGGGTACCGTAGTTACATTGTCTGTTGATGGTGGGATGTCTAAATCTGATGAAGTCATGCAAATTCAAGCTGATATCTTAGGACCTTGTATTAAATTAAGAAGATCTCCCATTGTGGAATGTACTGCATTAGGTGCTGCAATTGCGGCAAATATGGCTTACAAAAATGTTGAAGATAGAGTCCTTTGGaaagatttaaatgatGCCAAAAAATGGGTCATGTATAATGGTTACtctaaagatgataatattccaCAATTAATGCATCCAAGTTTAAAAATTTTTAGAGGGAAacttgatgatgaagatagaAGGAAACATTGGAAATTATGGCAAACTGCAGTTAAGAGATCAACTGGTTGGTTAAAAGATGTAGATGGAGAACATGAAGAAGTCCCCGAAGTGACCCCTTAG
- the RPL8A gene encoding 60S ribosomal protein eL8 (similar to Saccharomyces cerevisiae RPL8A (YHL033C) and RPL8B (YLL045C); ancestral locus Anc_4.8), with amino-acid sequence MAPGKKVAPVPFGAKSTKSTKAKNPLTHSTPKNFGIGQSIQPKRNLSRYVKWPEYVRLQRQKKILSIRLKVPPTIAQFQYTLDRNTASETFKLFNKYRPESSAEKKERLTKEAAAIAEGKTRQEASPKPYAVKFGLNHVVSLIENKKAKLVLIANDVDPIELVIFLPALCKKMGVPYAIVKGKARLGTLVNQKTSAVAALTEVRSEDEAALGKLVSTIDANFADKYDEVKKHWGGGIMGNKAQAKIAKKTKAAESN; translated from the coding sequence ATGGCTCCAGGTAAGAAAGTTGCTCCAGTCCCATTCGGTGCTAAATCTACCAAGTCTACTAAGGCTAAGAACCCATTGACTCATTCTACTCCAAAGAACTTTGGTATCGGTCAATCCATTCAACCAAAGAGAAACTTGTCCAGATACGTCAAATGGCCAGAATATGTTAGATTACAAAGACAAAAGAAGATCTTATCTATCAGATTGAAGGTTCCACCAACCATTGCTCAATTCCAATACACTTTGGACAGAAACACTGCTTCTgaaactttcaaattattcaacAAGTACAGACCAGAATCTTCAGCtgaaaagaaggaaagaTTAACTAAGGAAGCTGCTGCCATTGCTGAAGGTAAGACTAGACAAGAAGCTTCTCCAAAGCCATATGCTGTTAAGTTTGGTTTGAACCATGTTGTCTCTTTGATTGAAAACAAGAAGGCTAAGTTAGTTTTGATCGCTAATGATGTTGACCCAATTGAATTGGTTATTTTCTTACCAGCTTTATGTAAGAAGATGGGTGTTCCATACGCCATTGTCAAGGGTAAGGCTAGATTAGGTACTTTAGTTAACCAAAAGACCTCTGCTGTTGCTGCTTTGACTGAAGTTAGAtctgaagatgaagctGCTTTAGGTAAGTTGGTTTCTACCATTGATGCTAATTTCGCTGACAAATACGACGAAGTCAAGAAGCACTGGGGTGGTGGTATCATGGGTAACAAAGCTCAAGCTAAGATTGCTAAGAAGACTAAGGCTGCTGAATCCAACTAA
- the VMR1 gene encoding putative ATP-binding cassette multidrug transporter VMR1 (similar to Saccharomyces cerevisiae VMR1 (YHL035C) and YBT1 (YLL048C); ancestral locus Anc_4.6), which translates to MDSSNPTVLQSCPFWHYDDVPECGRVKYIGYDIPFLIIVFGIVFIAYNIISNYYNYDYLHLKKENLIDQLLYDTTASEEETETENQPLLSNARNAATQYNGVEVPKEEELSERHFSIEKIKLLKPDGSIHGTPNVIHRSFTEKSRILSEFIIVVIQLYLHGLILFKYSNKGISDFNHKNSFINALLWSILTIIIVLRIWNINQNSKWVNKYPGNLWSISFVAYLFAFTSTLLPFRSILIHNIKNNMVKNYYLSQFCLNFVLFFLLFTAQVGNKLPVIYKTDDWIDPSPEPTSSICSFISWSWLDSFVWVAHQNTLVFKDIWALRIDDYSIFVVKKFKTFITRPFSQNNFSSNLFLFFMKYFLLQGFWACLSAPISFVPTVLLKRILEYVDDQSSAPKNLAWFYVSCMFACGVLGAIFRGQALFYGRRVCVRMRSIIISEIYSKALRRKASTMTNKNDDDDEKDQETNTEDLQDITTALPESPVTAEEIDALNETTDASKKETDNSPASSANLGAIINLMAVDAFKVSEICGYLHFFVEALLMVVVALALLYHLLGYAALVGGALVVAFLPLNLKLATLLGEYQKKSLAVTDKRIQKLNETFQAIRIIKYFSWEDNFTRDIETVREKELHLLFKRSLIWAFSSFIWFITPSIVTSCSFAFYIYVQGETLTTPVAFTALSLFTLLKTPLDQLSNMISFVIQSKVSLDRIQDLLQEKETEKYSQLTIDKNGNRIAFQNATVAWDKKNSEFKLRDLNIDFKPGKLNVVIGPTGSGKSSLLLALLGEMHLENGNIIVPSLDPRDELVIDHDGMTNSIAYCSQGAWLLNDTVRNNILFNSPYNEARYNAVVEACCLKRDFEILKAGDMTEIGEKGITLSGGQKQRVSLARALYSNSRHVLLDDCLSAVDSHTALWIYDNCITGPLMENRTCILVSHNIALTLRNAELVVILEDGRVKDQGDPVTILQKGLLGDDELVKSSILSRTNSSVNLSSNSAINLAEADKVTAKKEDGDNTANLAAGRLIEEETKANGVVSIRVYQWYLNIFGGWKTISFLSTIFVATQLVFISQSWWVRHWVSTSIHEVYTFVKQRIHASLTTNIGSVMNMRYNHGPLMISTQDKQAVTNTSHSTFYYLSIYFGIGALQSSLAAIRNIINFTTGLNASRKIFKSLLHTVLHSKLRFFDATPIGRIMNRFSKDIEAVDQELTPYLEAAFYCLVECVSTMLLIAFITPQFLILAIFIGFLYYLVGYFYMAASRELKRFESVTKSPIYQHFSETLVGIVTIRAYGDEKRFMLENLHKIDENNKPFFYLWAFNRWLSFRIDMIGSLVVFGAGVFIILNIDNLDSGLAGISLTYAISFTEAALWLVRFYADVEMNMNSVERLKEYMEIDQEPYEEHLERSEVLAVDNWPRNGKIEVNNLSLRYAPNLPKVIKNVTFVVEPNCKVGVVGRTGAGKSTIITALFRFLDAETGYIKIDDIDITTVNLTKLRRSITIIPQDPTLFSGTIRSNLDPYNEFSDDAIFKALRRVNLINENESTGPASSETSPSSTENVNKFLNLKNEITEGGNNLSHGQRQLVCLARSLLRCPKIILLDEATASIDNASDAKIQETIRKEFKESTILTIAHRLRSVCDYDKILVMDAGEVKEYDHPYSLLLNKNSIFYSMCEQSGELDALIDMAKGSFVEKLNSK; encoded by the coding sequence atggacTCTTCTAATCCTACTGTTCTTCAATCATGCCCGTTTTGGCATTATGACGATGTCCCTGAATGTGGGAGAGTCAAATATATAGGTTATGATATCCCCTTCCTAATAATTGTATTTGGTATCGTATTCATTGCATACAATATCATTTCCAATTATTATAACTATGATTATTTGCATttaaaaaaggaaaatttaaTCGATCAACTTCTATATGATACTACAGCctctgaagaagaaactgaaaCTGAAAATCAACCTCTACTATCAAATGCTAGAAATGCAGCTACACAATATAATGGTGTAGAAGTCCCCAAGGAGGAAGAACTTTCTGAAAGACATTTCTCAATAgagaaaattaaattacTTAAACCGGACGGATCTATCCACGGTACACCAAATGTCATCCATCGTTCCTTTACAGAAAAATCTAGAATTTTATCAGAGTTTATAATAGTGGTCATACAACTTTATCTTCATGGTTTAATCctcttcaaatattcaaataagGGAATCTCAGACTTTAATCATAAGAATTCCTTCATAAATGCTTTATTGTGGTCAATCTTAACcataataattgttttacGTATATGGAATATCAatcaaaattcaaaatggGTCAATAAATACCCAGGGAATTTATGGTCTATATCATTCGTTGCATATTTGTTTGCCTTTACTTCAACATTATTACCATTCCGTTCCATTCTTATTCATaacataaaaaataatatggtcaagaattattacCTCTCTCAATTTTGCTTAAATTTTGTCCTATTCTTCCTATTATTTACTGCACAAGTAGGAAATAAATTACCAGTGATTTATAAGACCGATGATTGGATAGATCCATCTCCAGAACcaacatcatcaatttgttcatttATATCATGGAGTTGGTTAGATTCCTTCGTATGGGTCGCACACCAAAATACTCTTGTATTTAAAGATATCTGGGCTCTAAGAATTGATGACTATTCAATCTTCGTtgttaaaaaatttaaaacttTTATTACACGTCCCTTCTCACAAAACAATTTCTCATCGaatttattcttattcttcATGAAATATTTCCTACTTCAAGGGTTTTGGGCTTGTTTAAGTGCTCCAATTAGTTTTGTCCCCACTGtgttattgaaaagaatttTAGAATACGTAGATGATCAATCATCAGCTCCTAAAAATTTAGCATGGTTTTATGTCTCTTGTATGTTTGCATGTGGGGTATTAGGTGCTATCTTTAGAGGTCAAGCTTTATTTTATGGAAGAAGAGTATGTGTCAGAATGAGAAGTATTATCATATCTGAAATTTATTCTAAAGCTTTGAGAAGAAAAGCTTCTACAATGACTAacaaaaatgatgatgatgatgaaaaggATCAAGAGACAAATACTGAAGATCTCCAAGATATCACAACAGCGTTGCCTGAATCTCCAGTGACAGCTGAGGAAATTGATGCCCTAAATGAAACAACTGATGCTAGTAAGAAAGAAACTGATAATTCTCCTGCTTCGTCTGCAAATCTTGGTGCAATTATTAACCTTATGGCTGTCGATGCATTTAAAGTCTCTGAAATTTGTGGATATTTACATTTCTTTGTAGAAGCGTTATTGATGGTCGTTGTAGCATTGGCATTACTTTATCACCTGTTAGGGTATGCAGCACTGGTTGGTGGAGCATTAGTCGTTGCATTCTTACCATTGAATCTAAAATTAGCCACATTATTGGGAGAATATCAGAAAAAATCTCTAGCTGTAACAGATAAACGTAtccaaaaattaaatgaaacGTTTCAAGCAATTCGTATTATTAAATACTTTTCTTGGGAAGATAATTTTACTCGTGATATTGAAACTGTAAGGGAAAAGGAATTACATCTACTATTCAAAAGATCATTGATTTGGGCTTTTAGTTCATTTATTTGGTTTATTACTCCTTCAATCGTCACAAGTTGTTCCTTTGCATTTTATATCTATGTGCAAGGTGAAACATTGACAACACCAGTGGCATTTACAGCTCTATCGTTATTTACTTTACTGAAAACTCCATTAGATCAATTATCAAACATGATTAGTTTTGTAATACAATCGAAAGTCTCCTTAGATAGAATTCAAGACTTATTgcaagaaaaagaaacagaaaaatattCGCAATTAACTATTGATAAAAATGGAAACCGCATTGCTTTCCAGAATGCAACAGTTGCTTGGGATAAAAAGAATAGTGAATTTAAATTAAGAGATTTgaatattgattttaagCCGGGGAAGTTGAATGTAGTAATTGGTCCAACTGGTTCGGGTAAATCCTCTTTGTTATTGGCTTTATTAGGTGAAATGCATTTAGAAAATGGTAATATTATAGTCCCATCTTTAGATCCTAGAGATGAATTAGTAATTGACCATGATGGAATGACAAACTCCATCGCGTATTGCTCCCAAGGTGCTTGGTTGTTGAACGATACTGttagaaataatattttattcaacTCTCCATATAATGAAGCTCGATACAACGCGGTCGTTGAGGCTTGTTGTTTGAAACgtgattttgaaatcttAAAAGCTGGTGATATGACTGAGATTGGTGAAAAGGGTATAACACTATCAGGTGGGCAAAAACAAAGGGTGTCCTTAGCTCGTGCATTATATTCGAATTCTAGACACGTTCTACTGGATGATTGTTTGAGTGCGGTTGATTCACATACCGCATTATGGATTTATGACAATTGTATTACAGGTCCATTGATGGAGAATAGAACATGTATTTTAGTTTCTCATAATATTGCTTTGACTCTAAGAAATGCTGAACTAGTGGTGATATTGGAAGATGGTAGAGTCAAAGATCAAGGTGACCCTGTAACTATTTTACAAAAGGGCCTATTaggtgatgatgaattagtTAAGAGTAGCATCCTTTCCAGAACAAATTCTTCAGTTAACTTGAGTTCCAACTCGGCTATTAACTTAGCAGAAGCTGATAAAGTTACGGCCAAGAAAGAAGATGGAGATAATACAGCCAATCTCGCTGCTGGTAgattaattgaagaagaaacgaAAGCAAATGGCGTTGTCAGTATTAGAGTTTACCAATGgtatttgaatatctttGGTGGCTGGAAAACTATATCATTTTTGTCTACTATATTTGTTGCTACTCAATTAGTCTTTATATCCCAATCATGGTGGGTCCGTCATTGGGTATCTACTAGTATACATGAAGTATATACTTTTGTGAAACAGAGAATACATGCTTCTCTAACTACCAATATCGGTTCAGTAATGAATATGAGGTACAATCATGGACCCTTAATGATCTCCACGCAAGACAAACAAGCTGTGACAAATACTTCACACTCAAccttttattatctttcaatttattttggCATTGGGGCTTTACAATCATCATTAGCAGCAATaaggaatattattaacttCACTACTGGTCTTAATGCCTCTaggaaaattttcaagTCATTGTTACATACTGTTCTTCATTCCAAGTTAAGATTTTTTGATGCAACACCAATTGGTAGAATTATGAATCGATTTTCTAAGGATATAGAAGCTGTTGATCAAGAATTGACACCATATTTGGAGGCTGCTTTCTATTGTTTGGTTGAATGTGTTTCAACTATGTTGTTGATTGCATTTATTACACCTCAATTTCTAATTTTGGCTATTTTTATTGGATTTTTATATTACCTAGTTGGATATTTCTACATGGCTGCGTCTCGTGAGTTAAAAAGATTTGAATCCGTTACAAAATCTCCAATTTATCAACATTTCTCTGAAACACTTGTAGGTATTGTTACAATTCGTGCTTATGGTGATGAAAAAAGGTTCATGTTAGAAAACTTACATAAAATCGATGAAAATAACAAACCGTTCTTTTATTTATGGGCATTCAATAGGTGGTTGTCATTCAGAATTGATATGATTGGTTCTTTGGTTGTCTTTGGTGCTGGtgttttcattattctaaatattgataatttagaTTCTGGGTTAGCTGGTATTTCTTTGACATATGCTATTTCTTTCACCGAGGCCGCCTTATGGCTAGTGAGATTTTATGCAGATGTGgaaatgaatatgaattcCGTAGAAAGATTAAAGGAATATATGGAAATTGATCAAGAACCGTATGAAGAACATCTCGAAAGATCAGAAGTATTAGCCGTTGATAATTGGCCAAGAAATGGTAAGATCGAAGTTaacaatttatcattaCGTTATGCGCCAAATCTTCCAAAAGTCATTAAAAATGTTACTTTCGTTGTTGAGCCAAATTGTAAAGTTGGTGTAGTAGGACGTACTGGTGCAGGGAAATCTACCATCATTACAGCTCTCTTTAGATTTTTAGATGCTGAAACAGGATACattaaaattgatgatattgatatcaCGACCGTTAATTTAACTAAATTACGTCGTTCCATAACTATTATTCCTCAAGACCCAACTCTATTTAGCGGCACAATCCGTTCCAATTTAGATCCGTACAATGAGTTTTCCGATGATGCCATCTTCAAAGCATTAAGACGGGTGAATTTaatcaatgaaaatgaatctACCGGACCTGCATCTAGTGAAACTTCTCCTTCTAGTACTGAAAATGTCAATaagtttttgaatttgaaaaatgaaattactGAAGGTGGTAATAATCTATCTCACGGTCAAAGACAATTAGTTTGTTTAGCGCGTTCATTATTACGTTGTCCAAAGATTATCTTGTTAGATGAAGCAACAGCTTCCATTGATAACGCGTCAGATGCTAAGATTCAAGAAACAATCAGAAAggaatttaaagaaagtaCTATTTTAACTATTGCACATCGTTTGAGATCGGTTTGTGATTATGATAAAATTCTTGTCATGGACGCTGGTGAAGTTAAAGAATATGATCATCCATATTCTTTGTTATTGAATAAGAACAGTATATTTTACAGTATGTGTGAACAAAGTGGTGAACTTGATGCTCTTATAGATATGGCTAAAGGTTCCtttgttgaaaaattaaactCGAAATAA